Proteins from a genomic interval of Thermoleophilaceae bacterium:
- a CDS encoding TIGR03767 family metallophosphoesterase, which yields MRIVCTRGGTIAVALALACAGQAGAQTTVDQTIVGDEGAAYSTLSLGPGWERVVREELAPAQAGREDRRDPLLYFAQMSDMHIIDEESPARVELLDLDGTPFTSAWRPHEAFGPHMNDYAVRGINRFTSSPVTGEPLEFAITTGDSADNMQHNETGWVVKLLEGGTLDPNSGVEPDIPCGTPPGEAERYTGVQDFDDYLETDYFYDPDHPAGRHAAWPRYPGLMDRAQQPFEAEGLAVPSYVAFGNHDGLAQGNNAAIAPYEAVGTGCVKPMGPLPPGGDLTATLLQTTPSQLVTVPPDEGRRFVNKPQYRALHDTGAQADAHGFGFIDPAESAASRGHASYYAWSPKPGFRFISLDTVAEGGVLAPEGNIDEPQFRWLRGELQEAQAAGELAVVFGHHPIRSLTVNQSDEAAPPCLLPDRHGHDINPGCDLDPRSSTPLHLGQDLKALLLAHPNAIAYVAGHTHEHNITPFSRPGGGGFWDIETAAEIDWPLQSRLLDVVDNGDGTLSILGTVIDQASPVGTPPPGTAGQDLTPAQLAALGREFSFNDPQTGAGTSGSGVGDPQDRNVELLLPDPRD from the coding sequence GTGCGCATCGTTTGCACGCGAGGGGGGACCATCGCGGTCGCGCTGGCACTTGCCTGCGCCGGCCAGGCAGGGGCACAGACCACGGTCGATCAGACGATCGTCGGGGACGAGGGCGCCGCCTACTCCACCCTGAGCCTCGGGCCCGGCTGGGAGCGCGTCGTGCGCGAGGAGCTCGCCCCCGCCCAGGCCGGCCGCGAGGATCGCCGCGACCCGCTGCTCTACTTCGCGCAGATGAGCGACATGCACATCATCGACGAGGAGTCCCCCGCCCGCGTCGAGCTGCTCGACCTCGACGGCACGCCGTTCACGTCGGCCTGGCGCCCGCACGAGGCCTTCGGCCCGCACATGAACGACTACGCCGTCCGCGGCATCAACCGGTTCACGTCGAGCCCTGTCACCGGCGAGCCGCTCGAGTTCGCGATCACCACCGGCGACTCCGCCGACAACATGCAGCACAACGAGACGGGGTGGGTCGTGAAGCTGCTGGAGGGCGGCACGCTCGACCCCAACTCCGGAGTGGAGCCCGACATCCCGTGCGGCACGCCGCCGGGCGAGGCCGAGCGCTACACGGGCGTGCAGGACTTCGACGACTACCTCGAGACCGACTACTTCTACGACCCGGACCACCCCGCCGGCCGGCACGCCGCCTGGCCCCGTTACCCGGGCCTGATGGACCGCGCCCAGCAGCCCTTCGAGGCCGAGGGGCTCGCCGTACCCAGCTACGTGGCGTTCGGCAACCACGACGGGCTGGCGCAGGGCAACAACGCCGCGATCGCGCCCTACGAGGCGGTGGGCACCGGCTGCGTCAAGCCGATGGGCCCGCTGCCGCCCGGGGGCGACCTCACGGCCACTCTGCTCCAGACCACCCCGTCGCAGCTCGTCACGGTCCCGCCCGACGAGGGGCGCCGCTTCGTCAACAAGCCGCAGTACCGGGCGCTGCACGACACCGGCGCGCAGGCCGACGCCCACGGCTTCGGCTTCATCGACCCGGCCGAGTCGGCCGCCTCCCGCGGCCACGCCAGCTACTACGCGTGGAGCCCCAAGCCGGGCTTCCGCTTCATCTCGCTCGACACCGTGGCCGAGGGCGGCGTCCTCGCGCCCGAGGGCAACATCGACGAGCCGCAGTTCCGCTGGCTGCGCGGCGAGCTGCAGGAGGCCCAGGCCGCCGGCGAGCTGGCGGTCGTGTTCGGCCACCACCCCATCCGCTCGCTCACCGTCAACCAGTCCGACGAGGCCGCACCCCCGTGCCTGCTGCCCGACCGCCACGGCCACGACATCAACCCTGGCTGCGACCTCGACCCGCGCTCCTCCACTCCGTTGCACCTGGGCCAGGACCTCAAGGCGCTGCTGCTCGCCCATCCCAACGCAATCGCCTACGTGGCCGGCCACACCCACGAGCACAACATCACGCCGTTCTCCCGCCCCGGCGGCGGCGGGTTCTGGGACATCGAGACGGCGGCCGAGATCGACTGGCCGCTGCAGTCGCGCCTGCTCGACGTGGTGGACAACGGCGACGGCACGCTCTCCATCCTCGGCACGGTGATCGACCAGGCCAGCCCGGTGGGCACCCCGCCGCCCGGCACCGCCGGCCAGGACCTCACGCCGGCGCAGCTCGCCGCCCTCGGGCGCGAGTTCTCCTTCAACGACCCTCAGACGGGCGCCGGCACCAGCGGCTCCGGCGTGGGCGACCCGCAGGACCGCAACGTCGAGCTGCTGCTGCCCGACCCGCGCGACTGA